AACTGCAACTTCAGGAGGTGATTGATCTCAGTCCGGCCTTTACCGACTGGTTGCAATGGATGACGGAAATGAGCCTCGATCGCCGCTTGCAAACTGCGGAAGAAGCCTTACTGGTGTTGAATACAGGACAGGTGCGAGGCATGCTGTAATCCTGCTGTAGGCCGGTCAAGCCTATCCTGCCCGCTGGGTGAATTGAGATCCAGCATGGGAAATCCGGCATTGAGATCCCAGGGTTCCGCTCTATAGTGAAAAGGGATGGACTGTGAAGCAGCGCGGGTAACGGATGGATTGCCCGATCGCCGCACAGGTAGACAAGAAGCGGAGGGAGTTATGTTTAATTTAGGCTGGACAGAAGTTGCCATCATTCTATTGGTGGCTGTGGTCATCTTTGGCCCCAAAAAAATTCCAGAACTGGGCAACACGTTTGGCAAAACCCTGCGGGGATTTAAAGAAGGGATGACCCAGGCGAATGATCCGCAGTCGTCGGATCGGGAGACTGGAGATTAATTCCACAGGAAAGGCTTTTTGCAGGCCCACGGTATTGCCTCCCGTTCTACGTTTCATGGGAGGATGATGCGGTTCGCGATCGATCTCTCCCATGCGCTTTGACATTCTGACTCTATTTCCTGATTTTTTTGCGTCGCCGCTCCAGTCGGGGTTGTTGGGGAAAGCGCTGGAGAAAGGAATTGCAGCGGTTCATCTGACCAATCCCCGCGACTTCACCACGGACAAGCACCACAAAGTGGATGATGAACCCTACGGCGGCGGCGTTGGCATGGTGATCAAGCCGGAACCTGTGTTTGCTGCGATCGAATCCTTACCCAGCTTGCCCAAGCGGGAACTGATTTACGTCACACCCCAGGGACAACCCATGACCCAAGGGCTCTTTAAGGAACTCGTCACCTATGACCAGGTGATTGTGCTCTGTGGGCATTACGAAGGGGTGGATGAACGGGTGATGAGCATTGTGACGCGGGAAGTGTCCCTGGGGGATTTTGTCTTGACCTGTGGGGAAATTCCGGCCCTGGCCTTATTAAATGGCACGATTCGCTTACTACCCGGCACGATCGGCAAAGCAGATTCCCTCAAGTTTGAAAGTTTTGAAGGGGAGGGCTTGCTGGACTATCCCCACTACACCCGTCCCTCGGAGTTTCGCGGCATGGCTGTCCCCGAAGTCCTGCGATCGGGCAACCATAAGGAAATTGAAAAATGGCGACGCCAGCAGCAGATCGATCGCACCCGCGATCGACGACCAGATCTCTACGCCCAATGGCTACAAAATCAGAGCGACTAGGCCCAGCGTGACCCACCCACCCTATTACGCTCCTACCTTCCTACGCCCTTAACCCGCCCACTCCCTTATCCACCCACCCAATAAAAGCCATCCCCCTGAAAAAAATCGTGCACTTTAAATAGACCCATGTATCTTGGTAGCTGTATGAGCAGATGTACTGGGAGATTGGTGCACCATGAGTAAAACCATGACGCGGTTGGCCGGAATCAGTGGCCTCATTCTTCTAGTGGGCTGCAATGGGCAACCCCAGTCTCAAACCAACCCCAAAAATTCCCAGGGAGATTTAACCGCCGTTGCGCCCCAGAGTTTTCCTGCGCCGATCGTCACGGGTAAAAACAATCAGCCCAAGTTACCCGAAGCCCCGGTTCTGGCGACGGTGCCCGTTCCGGGATTAATGAAAAGTACGAAGGCGGAAACCCGAGTCACTCAGGCTGCAATGGCGAACAAGCGGGATCCCTTTGCGACCCTATTACCTAGCCAAACGGTGATTAATCTGCCGCCCGGTAGTTTGCGATCGATCCCCTCAAAGGCGGGACAGCCATCCAAAACGACCCCTGCGGCCAAATCGGGCACCGTCGCTAGAAAATCCAACTCCCGCCTGCCGCAGATTGCCTTAAAGCCTTTGCCAACGCCTCGGGCCATGCAGCCGATCCCCTCAGCGGCGCTGCCGCCTCTGGCGGTTAACCCATTATCGGCTCCTCTGTCGGCTCCCATGTCCGCTCCGGTGGCCCCGCCTTCGTTGACGGAGTTGGCGGAAAACGTCGAAATTACGGGAGTGGTGCAGGTGGGCGATCGCATCATGGCGATCGCGAAGGCTCCCAACGAAGTCACGTCGCGCTATGTGCAGCAGGGGGATTACCTGTCCGGTGGGCAGGTGTTGCTGAAGGAAATCCGGATGCAGGGGCAAGGCGAACCGATCGTCATCCTGCAACAAAATGGCAGGCAGGTAATTAAGTCGATCGGGAGCACTGCGGGGCGGATGGCGGCCTTTCGACCGTTCTAGGGTTGGGCGGTTTTGGGTGCATCGCGATCAGGGACTTGAAAGAGTTGTTTGCAATGGGGAATGAGCGGAACCGTAGGCAATTAGCGGAACCGTAGGATTAGAAGTGATCTTTGCGGCGGCGCAGTTCTGCAAAGGTTGCGATCGGTTCGGTCTGCCCCATGGCTTGCTGAATTACGGGATTGTCCCAACGGAGGAACGGATTCGTCCGCTTTTCTAAACCCAGTTCAGTGGGGATGGTGGGCTGCTGCCGATCGCACAGGGTTTGTACCTGCTGGAAGCGAGTTTGGAGGTCGGCGTTCTGGGGATCTACCGTGAGCGCGAATTTCAGGTTGCTGAGGGTGTACTCGTGGGCGCACCAAATGCGGGTTGTTTCCGGTAACTGTTTCAACTGGGTCAAAGATTGCACCATTTGGGCGGGGGTGCCTTCAAATAAGCGTCCACAGCCTGCGGAAAAAAGGGTGTCTCCACAAAACAGTTCGCCCCAGGTATCGCCCCAGGTATCGCCCCAGGTGTCGCCCCAGGTGTCGTTCCAGGTGTTGTTCCAGGTGTCGTCTCCTGTATCGCCCCCGGTGTCGCCGCCCTTGGCCGGTGGGAAGTAATAGGCGATGTGACCCCGCGTGTGGCCGGGAATAAACAACACTTCGGCGGGACGATCGAGGAGGGTGAGGTGTTCGCCCCCCTGCAAAAATTGTGTTTGCCCAGGGATGCGTCCGCGATCGGTTTCGCTGGCGTAGACTTCTGCGTTGGGATAGGCGTGTAATAGGGCTGGGTTGCCGCCGACGTGATCTCGGTGGTGGTGGGTGTTGAGAATGGCAATCAGATCGGCTTTGAGGCTGGCAAGGGCCTTTAAGACTGGAGCAGCCTCTGTGGGGTCAACCACCACAGCCGAGTTGGTTGTCACGCTGTACAGTAAAAAAATGTAATTGGTTGAACTAGTTGGAAGACGGTGTATCTGCATGACTCCAGAAATGTTAATCAGAAAACTTGATGGGTGGATGATGGCAACGGAGAGGACGATCGCGGTTCGATCACGATCGTTGCATTGAGATCACGAATTTAGAAAAAATTCATTCTTTTCAACCATTATTTACCTTTTAAACAAAAAATTTCAGTGTTTATTCGGATACTACGAATCCTTGTAGTTTATGCGAGAAAAAAATCAGTAACAATGCGGATGATTTTGTTTGCGATCGGGTCATACTCACATAGTAAGTGTTCCTAATTCGCTACTCCCCAAGATAGAGATCCTTCTAGGGGCAGAAATCTGTGGATTGCCTCTTGAAAGGGCTTGAGTCCTGAAAATTGTCAGTTTTAGCTTCTACCCATTCCCATTGTTTCTCGGAATCTACCCGACTTGAATTTTTGAACGCTATGGTACGGATCCCAAAACGAATAAATGGCTCGCTTCAAGTGTTGATTGAAGAGGTTTATCGATCGGGCCGTATGAGTCGTCAGGTTTATCTTTTGATGACGGCGACGCTCTTGTCTGGACAAAAGGTCAGCCCGGAAGAACGACAACAGATTATTCGCGTGCTAGATAGTCTTAAATTGGGCAGACTGAGCATGATCAATTAGCACGATCGCACTGGACGATCGCGGAATGTCTGCTATGCCCAAGGTTTCTCTCATCGTCAGTGATTTGTCTGGAGGGGGCGCTGTCCGCGCGTTTCTGTTGGGACAGGTGTTGCGGCAATTGGACTGTAACGTTGAGGTGGTGGGTTTGCAGTTTGGGCCGGATTTGTATGCGGTGCCGCCGGAGGGGGTTCCGGTGGTTGCGATTCCTGGCCAAGCCCATCCCCACTGGTGGAAGGCGGTACGATCGCTGTTGCCCCGGTTGGATGGTGATATTTTGTATGCGGTGAAGCCGAAGCCGAGTAGTTTTGGGATTGGGCTGGTGCGGCGCTGGCAGACGGGGAAACCGCTGTGGCTCGATATGGATGACTGGGAGTTGAGCTGGTGTGGTGGGGATGATTGGCGCTACAGGCCCTCGCCTAAGCAGTTATACCGGGATCTGTTTAAACGCCATGGGCAGTTGCGTGAACCGGATCATCCGCTTTATGTGAAATGGTTGGAGCGGTGGGTGCCGAAGGCGGATGCGCTGACGGTGGATACTAGTTTTTTGCAGCAGCGGTTTGGCGGGCTGTATGTGCCCAATGGTAAGGATACGGATTTGTTTGATCCGGCTCCCTACGACCCGGATGGGGTGCGATCGCGCTATGGGTTGGCGGGGTATCGGGTGCTGATGTTTCCGGGTGCGCCGCGACCGCATAAGGGGGTGGAGGATGTGCTGGAGGCGTTGGAGATTTTGAATCAAGCTGATCTGCGGGTGGTGATTATTGGGGGGAGTCCCTATGATGACTATGACGATCGCTTGAAGCAACGCTGGGGGAAATGGATTGTGCAATTGCCCCGATCGCCGGTGGAGAAGATGCCGGAGTTGGTGGCGGCGGCCCATGTGGTGGTGGTGCCGCAACGGGATACGCTGACGGCTCAGGCGCAGTTTCCGCTGAAGTTGAGTGATGGGATGGCGATGGGGAAACCGATTCTTTCGACGCGGGTGGGGGATATTCCTGAGATTTTGCAGGATACGGGGTATTTGGTGGAACCGGGGCAGCCTCAGCAGATTGCGGAGATGATTCAATACATTTTTAGTCACTGGGATGAGGCGCAGGACAAGGGATATCGGGCGAGACAACGCTGTGTGAAGCATTACGGGATGGTATCGATGGGAGAAACGCTGGGACGAATGCTACGGGGTGTTCAGAAGGGCTAAGCGATCGAGAGTTTCCTGCAATCACGATCGAACTTAATTGTGATTGCTTTTACTAATGCATAGAAACCTCTAAACCCAACGTAAAATCGATTAATAAAGATATCTCTTACAAATTCCCTGTGCTTGGACGCAGAATTCACTGGTTGTCGGGGCACTTTTCTCAAATCTTTGCTGCGGAGCAGCCCCGACGATCGGGCCGCACCACGAATTCATCGAACTCAAGTTAATAGGGGTGATAGGGAATGAAGACGATCTCGCCTTCTACCTGTTGCCTTCTACCTGTTGCCAAATGCCATGTTACTAAACATCACAACCTTGCAAACAATCGCAAAACAGTTGACAGCGCCCCACTTTACCCCTAGGCTGGTTTTTCATAGCTGAGTGCAACCGTGTTCGCAAAGTCCCGATTGGATCAGCTAAGACCCCAAAAATTAAAGCGCTACCCAGCGTTGCTGTAACAACAAAGGGTAGCTAAACCCCAAGCTGAGTATGGCAGCTAGGCGGTCTGACACGGATTGTAACATTCGATCGGGCCACCCTACTTGTCCTGCGCAAAAGGGTGGCTTTAATTTTTGGGATTTCTTCCCCCCTCTACATTTAGGAGAAATCCCATGTTTGTTAGTTTTGACAATCTCGATCGCGCGATCGAGGACGATCGTAAACCGTTGAAATTTTATTTACTCGGCACTCGCGAAGACGTGCAATCCACCATTAATCAATTGCAGGTGTTGCGATTTTCTGAACGGATTCGTTGGAGTCCCCCCGTTCCCGTTCCTAGCTCCGATTGGCAATACGTCAGCGTGATGGAGCGCGATCGAGCGTAGTGTAAACACCTAAAAACCGGGATTTTCTGAAAATCCCGGTTTTTGGAGATAGCGCGGTCGATGCCGGAGTTTTGGTTGGGTTACCGCTGTCTGGGGAGGTTGCAAAAAAAAAACGGTTTTTGGAAAGCGATATCTACGATCGACTAAGCCTGTTTGAGATACCGCTTAAAAAAGCCAAACGTCATATCCCACGCTTCCTGGGCCGCAGCAGGCGCATAGGTTTCCCGCTGATCATTGGCAAACCCGTGCTGCGTGTTGGGAAACACACTCAAGGTATAACGCTTGCGGGCATTGGTTAACGCCGTGGTAATGCGGGCATGTTCCTCCGCATTAATGTACTGATCCTCCGCGCTATAAATCAGCAATAACGGAGACTTCATGTCTGGAATGCGATCGAGCAACGACGCCCGTCCCAATGGGTCAGGATTCGAGGCAATACCACCGCCGTAAAAAGCCACCGAAGCCTTGATGCGATCGGGGTAGGCCGCATTGGCAAGAAACGCAAACCGTCCCCCCATGCAAAAGCCCACCGTTCCGATCGCCGTTGCCTTCACCTCAGGCCGTTTCCCCAGAAAATCTAACGACTGCCCCAGTTCCTTGGTAAACTGCTCATCCTTCATCGTTTTGAGCTTACCGATCGCCCCCGGTAAATCCTTATAGTCAAACACATCCCCGTAATAAATATCCGGTGCCAGGGCCGCATAGCCATACTTGGCACACATATCGCAAATCCCCTTGATTTGGCTATTCAATCCAAAGGCTTCCATGATCACAATCACGGCAGGAAAGGGTTTCTTCGCTTTTGGATCCGTAGGGGTGACGTAATAACCCTGGAGCTTACCCGCGATCGGCACCATTTTGCCCTGGGGAGAACCCGCCATCCCTGAATGCTGATGGGTCTGCATTTTGGCTTGGACGTTCTGCCCAGAGGTCGCCGCTGAAGTGGCTACCGTCGCCGCGATCGCAGAAGTTCCCAATAAAAGATTCCGACGCTTCATTAAACCCAAATCTCCCAAAATCCAAATCTCGCTTCCCTTCCTACTATAGGCAATCTCCCCCACGGTTGGGATTGGCACTGTTTAACCCAGCGCATTAATTCCGCGCATTAATCCAGCGCAAAGCACAAAAAATAAGCGCTCAGACTGACCTGAACGCTTACCCAAATTTCTAATACCAAGATTTCTGCCAACAGCCTTGATTTTTGCAAACAGCCTTTTCAGAGAAATTGCTTGAATTCCCTAAAAATAGATTGCTTAACGATTGCGATAGGGAACCGTTTTTTCGATATCGATGTTTTGAACCGAAGTTGTGCTGGGGCGGCCTGCTGTGGCGTTGAGGCTTCTGGCCATTCTGAGGAACAGGCTGGGGTCGCCCGTCTTGGGTTGGTCTTGGTAGGAACGGAAAGTACGAACCGATTCTTGCCAAATGCCTTGGGGGAAGCCCAGCTTGTCTCGGTAGTAGGCATCGTAACGGGGCGAGGTGATGTTGAAGGGGATTTCACCCACAGCACGGCTGGGCAGAGTCCGACGGCGATGGTAGGGAACGGTATTTTCCCCAAAGCTTTCGATGTACTCATCACTATTGAGGAGTTCATCCACAAAACCCTTCACGCCTTTGGTCATCACGATCGCAGACCAAGCGATTTTCTCAGCTTCGCTGTAGGGCCGACGACCCAACACTTTTTGAATGCAGTGCTCAACAAAACGATAGTTGCTGTTCTTGTTATAGAAACTATCAATGAAGGTGTTTGATAGGAGCAAGCCTCGGATGAAGTCGCGCACGGTAATCTGCCGATTCCGCAGTTGGGATTCTAGGACAATTTCCCGATCCCACCGGAAGGCATGGAAAAAAATCTGCCGGTAAGCTGCATTAATCAGATCCCCCATATCCGTATGAGAAAACTGATCATCGGTTGAATAAATGATAGCTTCATCATCCCGAGCGCCCAGCGCATCGACACGCTGGTTTGGACAGGAAGGAGAATAAGCTAACAGAGGAATAGCCACGTTTACAAAATCTCCCAGTCTTACACAACTTTCAAGTTGTCCCGATTATATAAGTGAGAGGGAATCCGAATCTTCAGGGATTGAATAAAACGTTACAGATTGCATCCCCCCTTGTAGCACGTTTCCCAGCAACATCCAGCAATCCCTAGCAATCCCTAGCAATCCCTAGCAATCCCTAGTTCAATACCCGAGTAGCCTCAATACCCAAGTAGCCGATGAAGAGCGAGCAACGGTCAGCCGATCGCCTTTCGCTGAAAACAGATTGAGCAAGATTAAGAAAATTAACAATAATTCAAGAAATCACCAATCTTCTTAGAGTTTTTTAATAAAGCGTTACATATCCGACCACTCAATAATTTGTAACAAAAATGCCTCTCGCTGCATTGTATAAACAAATTCATATGGACTGAGTCTCTCAGTTTCGCAACAAAGCTTTACTTAAAACTCAACATTTTCTGTAGGAGACTGATTCAAATGTTAGACGCCTTTACTAAGGTTGTGACCCAAGCTGATGCTCAAGGGCAGTTGGTTAGCAATGCTCAGATTGATGCTTTGCTGGCAGTGGTGAAAGATGGTGCGAAGCGGACTGACGTTGTAAACCGGATTACCGGCAACTCTTCTACGATCGTGACCAATGCGGCTCGCGCACTGTTTGAAGAACAGCCCCAACTAATTGCTCCTGGCGGAAATGCTTACACCAACCGTCGGGTGTCTGCTTGTCTGCGC
Above is a window of Alkalinema sp. FACHB-956 DNA encoding:
- a CDS encoding twin-arginine translocase TatA/TatE family subunit: MFNLGWTEVAIILLVAVVIFGPKKIPELGNTFGKTLRGFKEGMTQANDPQSSDRETGD
- the trmD gene encoding tRNA (guanosine(37)-N1)-methyltransferase TrmD — protein: MRFDILTLFPDFFASPLQSGLLGKALEKGIAAVHLTNPRDFTTDKHHKVDDEPYGGGVGMVIKPEPVFAAIESLPSLPKRELIYVTPQGQPMTQGLFKELVTYDQVIVLCGHYEGVDERVMSIVTREVSLGDFVLTCGEIPALALLNGTIRLLPGTIGKADSLKFESFEGEGLLDYPHYTRPSEFRGMAVPEVLRSGNHKEIEKWRRQQQIDRTRDRRPDLYAQWLQNQSD
- a CDS encoding hydroxyacylglutathione hydrolase; protein product: MQIHRLPTSSTNYIFLLYSVTTNSAVVVDPTEAAPVLKALASLKADLIAILNTHHHRDHVGGNPALLHAYPNAEVYASETDRGRIPGQTQFLQGGEHLTLLDRPAEVLFIPGHTRGHIAYYFPPAKGGDTGGDTGDDTWNNTWNDTWGDTWGDTWGDTWGELFCGDTLFSAGCGRLFEGTPAQMVQSLTQLKQLPETTRIWCAHEYTLSNLKFALTVDPQNADLQTRFQQVQTLCDRQQPTIPTELGLEKRTNPFLRWDNPVIQQAMGQTEPIATFAELRRRKDHF
- a CDS encoding glycosyltransferase, which encodes MSAMPKVSLIVSDLSGGGAVRAFLLGQVLRQLDCNVEVVGLQFGPDLYAVPPEGVPVVAIPGQAHPHWWKAVRSLLPRLDGDILYAVKPKPSSFGIGLVRRWQTGKPLWLDMDDWELSWCGGDDWRYRPSPKQLYRDLFKRHGQLREPDHPLYVKWLERWVPKADALTVDTSFLQQRFGGLYVPNGKDTDLFDPAPYDPDGVRSRYGLAGYRVLMFPGAPRPHKGVEDVLEALEILNQADLRVVIIGGSPYDDYDDRLKQRWGKWIVQLPRSPVEKMPELVAAAHVVVVPQRDTLTAQAQFPLKLSDGMAMGKPILSTRVGDIPEILQDTGYLVEPGQPQQIAEMIQYIFSHWDEAQDKGYRARQRCVKHYGMVSMGETLGRMLRGVQKG
- a CDS encoding dienelactone hydrolase family protein; translated protein: MKRRNLLLGTSAIAATVATSAATSGQNVQAKMQTHQHSGMAGSPQGKMVPIAGKLQGYYVTPTDPKAKKPFPAVIVIMEAFGLNSQIKGICDMCAKYGYAALAPDIYYGDVFDYKDLPGAIGKLKTMKDEQFTKELGQSLDFLGKRPEVKATAIGTVGFCMGGRFAFLANAAYPDRIKASVAFYGGGIASNPDPLGRASLLDRIPDMKSPLLLIYSAEDQYINAEEHARITTALTNARKRYTLSVFPNTQHGFANDQRETYAPAAAQEAWDMTFGFFKRYLKQA
- a CDS encoding phycobilisome rod-core linker polypeptide → MAIPLLAYSPSCPNQRVDALGARDDEAIIYSTDDQFSHTDMGDLINAAYRQIFFHAFRWDREIVLESQLRNRQITVRDFIRGLLLSNTFIDSFYNKNSNYRFVEHCIQKVLGRRPYSEAEKIAWSAIVMTKGVKGFVDELLNSDEYIESFGENTVPYHRRRTLPSRAVGEIPFNITSPRYDAYYRDKLGFPQGIWQESVRTFRSYQDQPKTGDPSLFLRMARSLNATAGRPSTTSVQNIDIEKTVPYRNR